From one Coffea eugenioides isolate CCC68of chromosome 11, Ceug_1.0, whole genome shotgun sequence genomic stretch:
- the LOC113753688 gene encoding 21 kDa protein-like has protein sequence MDTHQRPLILLTTFLLLLLHHPTSTHSLTDPTTYSTPAAAPTTTSAPTPPATTTTYPTNKDTEFIRSSCASTRYPDECYNSLSGYASAVQQNPARLARVAIAVSLSRARLEATYFSNLSKEADYGADHRVSAAIHDCFSTFSDAVDQVRGSLNQMRHLVPAGSSETFRFQMSNVQTWMSAALTNEDTCTDGFDGVSDGPTKKDVFDRVHRAEAVTSNALALVNSYANTVAADSNFP, from the coding sequence ATGGATACTCATCAACGTCCTCTCATCCTCCTCACCaccttcctcctcctcctcctccaccacccCACCTCCACCCATTCCCTCACTGACCCCACCACCTACTCCACCCCGGCCGCCGCTCCCACCACCACCTCGGCTCCCACTCCCCCTGCCACCACCACCACTTACCCCACCAATAAAGACACCGAATTCATCCGTTCAAGCTGTGCATCCACCCGGTACCCCGACGAATGCTACAACTCCCTCTCGGGCTACGCCAGCGCCGTACAACAAAACCCTGCTCGGCTAGCGCGTGTAGCCATAGCCGTGAGCCTCTCCAGAGCCAGACTGGAAGCCACTTACTTCTCGAACTTATCGAAAGAAGCAGACTACGGGGCCGACCATCGAGTCTCAGCCGCTATTCACGACTGCTTCTCCACCTTCAGCGACGCTGTGGACCAGGTTCGCGGCTCGCTCAACCAGATGCGCCACCTCGTCCCGGCTGGCTCCAGCGAGACGTTTAGGTTTCAGATGAGTAACGTTCAGACGTGGATGAGTGCTGCCTTGACGAATGAGGACACGTGTACGGATGGATTTGATGGGGTTTCTGATGGGCCCACGAAGAAGGACGTCTTTGATCGTGTTCATAGAGCTGAGGCTGTTACCAGCAACGCGCTGGCTTTGGTCAATAGTTATGCCAATACAGTTGCAGCAGATTCGAACTTCCCGTGA
- the LOC113751590 gene encoding phosphoglucomutase, cytoplasmic has translation MVVFQVARVETTPLDGQKPGTSGLRKKVKVFTQPHYLHNFVQSTFYALGADKVRGATLVVSGDGRYYSKDAIQIIIKMAAANGVRRIWVGQNGLLSTPAVSAVIRDRVGHDGSKANGGFILTASHNPGGPHEDFGIKYNMENGGPAPESVTDKIYENTKTIKEYLIAEGLPDVDISTVGVSSFTGPEGQFDVDVFDSTTDYVKLMKSIFDFESIRKLLSSPNFTFCYDALHGVAGVYAKRIFVEELGAEESSLLNCVPKEDFGGGHPDPNLTYAKELVARMGLGKTNNESEPPEFGAAADGDADRNMILGKRFFVTPSDSVAIIAANAVEAIPYFSSGLKGVARSMPTSAALDVVAKHLNLKFFEVPTGWKFFGNLMDAGMCSVCGEESFGTGSDHIREKDGIWAVLAWLSILAYKNKDNLGGGKLVTVEDIVRQHWSVYGRHYYTRYDYENVDAGGAKDLMAHLVKLQSSLGEVNEIIKGLRSDVSNVACADEFEYKDPVDGSISKHQGIRYLFEDGSRLVFRLSGTGSEGATIRVYIEQYEKDSSKTGRDSQEALAPLVEVAIKLSKMEAFTGRSAPTVIT, from the exons ATGGTGGTTTTCCAGGTAGCTCGCGTTGAAACTACGCCGCTCGACGGCCAGAAGCCTGGCACCTCCGGCCTCCGCAAGAAG GTGAAGGTTTTTACTCAGCCTCATTACTTGCACAACTTTGTGCAGTCAACATTCTATGCCCTTGGAGCTGATAAAGTCAGAG GTGCTACACTGGTTGTTTCTGGTGATGGTCGATACTATTCAAAGGATGCAATCCAG ATCATTATTAAAATGGCAGCTGCAAATGGAGTAAGACGAATTTGGGTTGGTCAGAATGGATTGTTGTCTACTCCTGCTGTATCGGCTGTTATACGTGACAGAGTTGGCCATGAT GGATCTAAGGCAAACGGAGGATTTATTTTGACTGCAAGTCACAACCCTGGTGGACCCCATGAG GATTTTGGAATTAAATACAACATGGAAAATGGTGGACCTGCTCCAGAGTCAGTTACTGATAAGATCTATGAGAATACAAAAACAATAAAGGAGTATTTGATTGCAGAAGGATTGCCAGAT GTGGACATCAGTACAGTAGGTGTTTCAAGCTTTACTGGTCCAGAGGGGCAATTTGACgttgatgtttttgattcaACCACTGATTATGTGAAACTGATGAA GTCCATATTTGATTTTGAGTCTATTCGGAAGCTGCTATCATCTCCAAACTTTACTTTCTG TTATGATGCACTTCATGGGGTTGCTGGAGTTTATGCAAAGCGTATATTTGTTGAAGAGCTTGGTGCAGAAGAAAGCTCTCTTTTGAATTGCGTACCAAAG GAGGACTTTGGCGGAGGGCACCCAGATCCTAATCTTACCTATGCAAAAGAGTTAGTTGCTCGCATGGGATTGGGTAAGACTAACAATGAAAGTGAGCCACCAGAATTTGGTGCTGCTGCTGATGGGGATGCTGACCGTAACATGATCCTTGGGAAAAG GTTTTTTGTCACTCCATCTGATTCGGTTGCTATTATTGCTGCAAATGCTGTTGAAGCCATCCCTTACTTTTCCAGTGGTCTAAAAGGAGTTGCCAG GAGTATGCCAACATCTGCTGCTCTTGATGTTGTGGCTAAACATCTCAACCTGAAATTCTTTGAG GTGCCTACTGGCTGGAAATTCTTTGGTAACTTAATGGATGCTGGAATGTGTTCAGTTTGTGGTGAAGAAAGTTTTGGAACTG GCTCGGATCATATACGCGAGAAAGATGGAATCTGGGCTGTTTTGGCTTGGCTATCCATACTGGCCTACAAAAACAAAGATAACTTAGGTGGAGGGAAGCTTGTGACTGTTGAAGACATTGTTCGTCAGCATTGGTCTGTCTATGGACGCCACTATTACACTCGATATGATTACGAG AATGTTGATGCAGGTGGTGCAAAGGACTTGATGGCACATTTGGTCAAGCTGCAATCATCCCTCGGTGAAGTGAATGA AATAATAAAAGGGTTACGTTCAGACGTTTCAAATGTTGCTTGTGCTGATGAGTTTGAGTATAAAGATCCAGTGGATGGTTCCATCTCTAAGCATCAGGGTATCCGATATCTGTTTGAAGATGGTTCGCGATTG GTTTTCCGTCTTTCTGGAACTGGATCAGAGGGTGCTACTATTCGTGTTTATATCGAGCAATATGAGAAGGATTCTTCAAAAACTGGGAGAGATTCTCAAGAAGCACTTGCTCCTTTG GTGGAAGTTGCTATTAAGCTCTCTAAGATGGAAGCATTCACCGGCAGATCTGCCCCCACAGTCATCACATAA
- the LOC113753687 gene encoding pectinesterase, with translation MDKLAIFALFSFHIFVASFGVANAATSSSFCSQTPYPDLCNSLSINTMSPQTSFNVRDAALKFTLSQAQYVQKLLSTMDLSSLNQLGKSAWADCVELYEDSIDNLNRAITSANPTKLDDAQTWLSAAIANHQTCQNGFLDFQLSSNLQSFPFLVNSTFSKHLSNSLAINKAALSAAAAHSSTQQIKGRRLLSSNGFPEWLSVGDRKLLQSSGGPTKADITVAQDGSGNYKTIAEALAAAKGKGGRVVIYVKKGIYKENVVVTMKNIMFIGDGIDATVVTGNKNVQDGSTTFRSATFAITGSGFIARDMTFENTAGPQKHQAVALRSGSDLSVFYRCSFKGYQDTLYVYAQRQFYRDCDVYGTQDFVFGDAIVVFQNCNFNLRRPLGNQMNTLTAQARTDPNENTGIIIHNSRITAASDLISVQGSIKSYLGRPWQKYSRTVIMTTSIDNVIDPAGWLPWSGNFALSTLYYAEYMNSGPGAATGGRVKWGGFHILTSPAEAGKFSVGNFLAGNSWIPGTGVPFTSGL, from the exons ATGGATAAGCTAGCTATCTTTGCGCTCTTTagttttcatatttttgttGCATCATTTGGGGTGGCAAATGCTGCAACATCATCATCCTTTTGTAGCCAAACCCCCTATCCAGACCTGTGCAATTCTCTCTCAATTAACACAATGTCACCTCAAACTTCCTTCAATGTTCGTGATGCTGCCCTTAAGTTCACTCTCTCCCAGGCTCAATATGTCCAAAAGCTCCTCTCAACCATGGATTTGAGTTCTCTCAATCAGCTAGGCAAGTCTGCTTGGGCTGATTGTGTAGAACTCTATGAAGATAGCATTGATAACCTCAATCGTGCTATTACTTCTGCCAATCCTACCAAATTGGATGATGCTCAAACATGGTTAAGCGCTGCTATTGCAAATCATCAAACCTGCCAAAATGGCTTTCTTGATTTCCAATTGTCTTCAAATTTGCAATCCTTCCCATTTCTTGTGAACAGCACCTTCTCAAAGCACCTTAGCAATTCACTTGCCATCAACAAGGCTGCTTTATCAGCAGCTGCTGCACATTCCAGCACTCAACAAATCAAAGGCAGGCGATTGCTGAGTTCTAATGGCTTCCCAGAATGGCTTTCTGTTGGTGATCGTAAGCTTCTTCAATCATCCGGTGGACCAACAAAAGCTGATATCACTGTAGCCCAAGATGGTTCTGGCAACTACAAAACCATTGCTGAAGCTTTGGCTGCTGCAAAGGGGAAGGGTGGCAGAGTTGTTATATACGTTAAAAAAGgcatttacaaagaaaatgtcGTGGTAACCATGAAGAATATAATGTTCATAGGAGATGGAATCGATGCTACAGTTGTTACAGGCAACAAAAATGTTCAAGATGGCTCAACAACTTTTCGATCAGCAACATTCG CTATTACTGGAAGTGGATTCATTGCTCGAGATATGACATTTGAAAATACGGCTGGACCTCAAAAACACCAAGCAGTTGCTCTGCGCTCAGGGTCAGACTTGTCAGTTTTCTATAGATGCAGCTTCAAAGGCTATCAAGATACCCTCTATGTGTATGCCCAACGCCAATTCTATCGCGATTGCGATGTGTATGGAACCCAAGACTTCGTCTTTGGAGATGCAATAGTTGTCTTTCAAAACTGCAATTTTAACCTAAGAAGGCCACTAGGTAATCAAATGAACACTCTCACAGCCCAAGCAAGAACTGATCCTAATGAAAATACTGGAATAATTATCCATAACTCACGAATCACTGCAGCTTCAGACTTGATATCAGTTCAGGGTTCAATCAAGAGTTATCTTGGAAGGCCATGGCAAAAGTATTCAAGGACTGTAATCATGACAACTTCCATAGATAACGTGATTGATCCAGCAGGTTGGCTTCCATGGAGTGGCAACTTTGCTCTAAGTACACTTTACTATGCTGAGTATATGAACTCTGGACCTGGTGCAGCAACTGGCGGAAGGGTAAAATGGGGGGGATTTCATATTTTAACAAGTCCTGCagaagctggaaaattttctgtcGGAAACTTCTTGGCCGGAAATTCATGGATTCCAGGAACTGGAGTGCCTTTCACATCAGGCCTGTAA